In the genome of Fusarium poae strain DAOMC 252244 chromosome 1, whole genome shotgun sequence, the window TTTTCTACCACATGGGGAGCGAGTGTGTGTGTGGTGTGAGCGACAAAAGATGAGTCAACAAATAGcatagcagcagcagcagcaacaacaacaacaacaattcCCTCACGATTCAATATGTTGGCCGGTTTTCGGCACCCCCGAATAGCTTCTGTTTTTTAACATTTCTTGTTATCAGTGGAATGCTAGTTCTAGGGCATTCGTTATCCCAGAGCCCTCACGCTCATCCCCGCAAAATACGCTGTAGGAATGAATGGATCCCTGGCCATGTCATGTTCTGGCCCAGGCCTcaaaaatttaaaaaaggaGACTCTAAAGACCAGGGACGGGCGAGATTCCGGAGTCTTGGCTAAATCCACCCCCGATATCGTTCTACTGTGCGCCGAGTCAACGGGTTGCCTTGTTTGGTCTTGAGTGCTAATTGCCACTGTGGATAGGGCATTGATGACCCTTAGACGCCTTCTGAGACATCATTATCTTTAGTGACGACCACAGTGCGGCTCAAGCTGAGCTCCCCCCCCACGCCCTTATGAAGCGTCGGTCGCCGGGCTGGACTGGCCCTGTCCTTGCCACTCCCCCCCCTACCGAGCCAAGACCCGCCACACCTCCACCTTGATTCACCTGAGGCTCCAGTTAATTACACTCCCCACTCCTCTCAAACTGTCGGTACAGCCTCTGCCAGTGTCTATATCCATCAGCCTTCCCCCCCAAAATCCCCTTCCTGGGGTTTCCTCTCTTTTTACATTTTATATACACAATACAATATAACATTCACGCGTTCATAACCGTCACAGCCTTGGATTCAGCGTTTTCATACATCATTTTTGAGCTGGACCTCTTTTATCATTATTGCTTGAAGCAATAAACAACAAATCATATCACACCGTCTATCCCTTTGTGTAGAGTTCCACCTTCTTTGTTTACCAGGGCGTGTCCACATTCCATTCCCTCCACAGCAAAACAAAGGTTTCTTCACAACAATAACAAACCACAAATAAATATCACGACAGTTCCgcgcaaagaagaagaaaaaaaaccaaTCCCTTCTTTTTTATACACACAGTCACCATGGCTCACTCAACCGAAACTTACTACTACTACGTCCCCAATCTTCAGGCTCTCGACCCCACAGCTCGCGAAGTCGACCCTTCAGCTTACGCCTGGGTTCAACCCACCATcatcgaggatgatgatcttACCTTTGGAGGAAAGTCACTGAGCGCTTGGTACGAGGAGGATCGTCGCCGTCACAGCAgtggcagcaacagcagcgatgaagaggagcgcCGCGGTCGAGAGCGCGTGCGAAGAAACTACTCTCGCTCTGGCAAGTCGCACAAGAAGTAAATGCGCTTGCGACACATCAAGAACGCGGTCACCGACAAATCATGAcacccccccccccccattAGAACAaacaacctcaacctcaccACCGCAACATCTTGACTCGCCTCTACCTACTACCACCTGAAATCTCGCCACCACCACATCAAACCCTCGACATGTCCACAATGAAACGACTATAGAACACTCCGGAATATTCCCCCACAGCTTACTTTTCCACGTCACGCATCGCCACCAGACTCCCTCGCTTACCAATAACACGACCTGTATAACCTCCTCTCGCTCTCACCTCACTGGCATGCTTCTACGACCAACCTCTCCAGCATTCAGCATTTTAGCATTTCAGGAACTTTTCCCAACAGAAGGGGAAACTTGCATTTTAGACCTGCTTTCACTTGCGCAAGCCTCTTGCTTGCCAAACGGCGTTGTATTTTATCATTATCCTTGTACttgtgtttttgtttttacaACTCTGCATGCATTCGGGATACCCCATGTTGGATTCGTTACGTTACTATAGTCTGCGCCTGAGGCCGGACagggaaaggaaaggatAACGGGAATTATCTTGAGtgaactcttcttcttctctcctgTGGATGGGAAGTGTCATGGAGGGTTAATGATTGGGATGGCGGCTTGATGAAAAAGGCCGCTAGAGGTAGCATAGCACCCACACTGAATGGCAGAAATACCATAAGTTTAACACTACAATACGTTGCCTCAAAACACGTGAATACATGCAGTTTAGTTTACCAGTGATTAAAGTCAACGTTGCAGTACTTGATAGTTCGCATCATGCCCTCTCCGGGGCATATGATCCACACATGAGGTCACGCACTTCTGCCAAAGCCACGTGCAATCCCTCGCTGCAGCACGCATAAATGTTACAAAAAAGGTGCATATTACAAGAATCCGACGTTTCAATCTCGATCAGAAACCAAGTCAGGTTTTGAAGAATCCCATGCATGAAGAAATGACGTCGTCGAATGTCACTGACACGCAACAAAACTGCCAAAAAACCACGATTTCGGATAACCTTTTACAGAAAATGAACTTGATAGGTTCGTCGCGGTCATAACAAGACAGAGAGCTCTAGTACCGCGTTGACGGAACCCGCCTCAGTAGGTATGTTTTTGAGTCGTTCCATCAACGTGCGGGGTTAACTTGACGATCGCATGTCTTTTGGTGATGGCAATAAAAGTTTATTTGGAAATGACGAATTTTTGTTGTTTAAATGAACAACTTGAAGATTACTTGGACgtatttacctttttttaaTCTTGACGCGTGGTCATCGAGTAAATGTCAAGGGGTGTTTATAGACAAAAGTGGTGATTCTTACATACTGCGCCACATTAACATTTCGTGATTATGATGCACATATTCCATGATTCCAGATGAGGTTATTCATacataattaattactaaatATGTCGCattcttggtgttgatgggaGAGACATCAAGTGATCGTCGTCCCACCAGTAGTCGTTCCACTTGACAGCTCACTACCGACTATCGACTACTGACTACCGACTGCTCGGATCTTGCATACCTTAATGCGTAGGCTACTAGCGAAGTCTAGATCTTCCGTCCATAATTGACAGCGCCGATCAAAAGGCGAAACGTTGGATCTCGAACAGCAGCTGAAACAAATGGTTTATGGATGGGTTCCGCTTACAACAAAGATTCCCTTGAGGTGATTCACTCCTCAGGGTACGCCGCTTGAGGcacaagggacgaaattagtaggtcactttatgctatttagaccATTATTTTATTTTCGTACCCTAAATATGAACGGCCATCTTTTTGCTACCAACTCGACTGCTTCGCTCCTTCCTTCACACCGTGTCTTTGTCATGATTCAGCGGGGCTTTTGCGATGACAACACTCGTTCTCTTACGTCGTGCTTCAACTCACAACGACCATATCGTACTTCAATACAGTTACTTATACACTTTCCAACATGTCAAACAACGAAATGACACCTCGCGGTACGGTCACCGAACATCAGGGCGACGAAAAGGACAAGGCCGAATCTCGAGAGGTGACCCCAGAGCTCGTCAACGACGACTACAGTCCCAAAGAAAGCCACTCCAGCTCCAGCAACGACAGTGACTCCTCAGAATTCCAAGAATTAACCCCGGCGCTCCTCGAGGCCATGCGGGAAGCAGAACAATTCTACGCAGAGGAAGAACCGGAATCGATACCGCGCGGGTATCTTGGCCATTTTGACATGGGCTTGGACATGGACATGACTGCATGGCAGGACGACGTTGAGAGAAGATACGGATTATTTGAGGTCTCCGAGGTTGATATTGCGAGGCCCAACCAAACCCAGCAGCCGGTTAGTTATCTTGTCCCCAACCTTTGAAAGTACTAGATAACTAATAATGTGGCAGAAGCTTGCAGAATAGGAGAAAGCAACAAACGACGATGTCACCAGCTTGCAGACGCTTGCTGGCAACGCAATCGAGGGTGACACGATTACGCCAGAATTCTACGTCGCCAGTCAAAAGAGACATGTCAGAGACGTCCTTGTTGAGGTCTATGATGCGGTTAGCGAGATGACAAAAAGTCTTGGGATCGTGTGGTACGTCTGCGTCTGTTCGTCTTACACCACATACTGACAACCATTTCCAGGGATTACGAAGTCGAGAACAACAGGTAATTCTCAAGGGCGTTCTGTCAGGTGTTGGTCTTTCGTCGTTGGGAATCATGGATGCGATAGATGTTTAAGGGCGAATGAAGGCTGGTTTCCTTTTTATCCTGTACTTTGAACCGTGATCTCATGACGGCGGTCCATTACAAGTCACTAATTAGTGCCTGTAGGAGTTTCTTTGGGCAAAGCAATGTCAAATATAAACCATGTTTATTCATTCTGTCTATTCTAATACCAAGCCGAAACACACCTACAGCTTAGTCTATTACCTAAAGCTTCGTCTGTCACCTAAAGCTTAGTCTGTTAGTCTTGACTCTGGTCTGaatagcataaagtgactCACTGATTTCGTCCCGTAGGGCAGGGATGCTCTCATTATTCAGATGATACATAGCTCCTTCGAGGGTTCTCTGAGCGCAAGAAGTCACGAAGTGAGACGCCTCGGTGGGCCTTCACTATTGACCACACAAGCAAGACCTGCGCCCGATGTACATCAAGTGGATGGCCTCTCCAGCCAACTGAGTTAATACGATGAAGGAGTCGGTATAAGAAGTAAAAGTAATGCTCTTCGGGGATATATTCGTCGCGAAGGGCCCGAAATTGGCCGTTCCAATCATTTCCGTGGGCCTGAGATCCGTTGGCCTGAGGCGCGATATGGCCGTTCCAACTATTTCCGTGGGCCTGAGATCCGTTGGCCTGAGGCGCGATATGGCCGTTCCAACTATTTCCGTGGACCTGAGATCCGTTGGCCTGAGGCGCGTCATGGGCTGACCCTAAGACTCGCTCAGGTTCAACGTGGAGGATGTATGCTAGCTGGAAAAGTATGAGCACCAGATCCTCTCCAGGTTTTGTGATGACGGGCAAGTCGTTGCCCCAGAACATCTAAAGACGTCTTGTCAGTAACTCGTTACTCGTTTTGCCACATCTTCAAACTGCTTACCATGATCCAGCGAGCTGGTCTTTCACACTCTTCATAACTTGGTAACTTTGTGCTTGCGAATATCTTGTCTTCCAACTCCTCCAGCAGTATGATTTCGAATACTCGTCTCGGCTCAGCGCCGGGGAGTTCATAAGCGCTAAGGGGTCGATATTGCGGCGTAAAACCATTCAGTCTTTCGATCCGTTTTTCGTGCCTCATGATCAGCTTGACTGCTTCTTCCAGGTCCGAATGGATAGCGCCGCCCTTGAGGCGACAATAGTTGACGGCGTCGAATAATTcggccatgatggagatgatgaagatgatgaagatgatgtttgTCTATGTTTTCGGAAGAATTGGGATTCCCAGGTAAAGATCCTTTTCTCTCCTAAAGGTTAACATCAGGAAGGGGGTAGCTGTCATAAGGAAGGAGgtggcctcagggtatcagaaaaattggccgctggaagcataagagacgaaattagtgggccactttatgctctttagactatagctcttagactatttatttttgtaacccaAGACTTaagaggtcattttttctgctacccactagggtGGTCAACACAAGGAAGGAGGTTATCAACATAAGGAAGGAGGTAGCTGTCATAAGGAAGGAGGCAGTTATCGAAAGGGAGAAAGGTCAACCGTCTTTTACCATTCGTCAAAAACACACGACATAGATCATCTATTCCCAGTGACGAAGATGGCAGCCACGGCAGACAGCGCAATAAACTAATATTTATCTCCCTTCTCTACTAGCGACAAAGAAGCCGGCAGTGACCGAACCCAGAGACCTCTGCAGACTACATATCTCAGCCTAGCAGTGTGCAGTCACCGTCTCAAGCAGGACTCCGCCTTCAGACGCTGCCGTACCTGTAGTTTCTTACATCAACAAGATACATGCTCATGGGGCAGCTGTTCTTGGTGTTCCCTACAACGCGATTAATGGCAACTCAGGGCCAATGTATTGGAGCTAGGTTTTGGCAACTTCATACTTTGATGCTTTGGCACTTTCTGGTAGTAACATGACCAACTTGAGAACAACCAGAGAATCTTGACTTAGAATTCGTCTTGGATACTGTCAACAACACTGTGGTTTTGTTGCTCATCTAGTTTAGCTGACTTCAAGATAATTAAACAAAATACACGCTCAAAAAGGGAACTTCAAAGGGAAAGAAAGGTCAAGAGAACTAATGATGGCTCTGTCACTCTAGCATCTGTAGATATCCTCGAGTACCATTGTCCGCGTGACTGAGCCTGTAAACTTTGACCTCCAGGACAGAGAGTTGTATTCTTCCTGGTAAAGGTCGATTGGTGCTTTGCATTTGATACACTTTCTCTCGATTCAGCAGTGCCCCTATCTCATGAATGGAATAGCCAGGTGTTGATGCGTTAGGGTTCATAATTAATGTTGACCAGTCCATTGCCCAGATGATGGCAGATAACGAACGTTATTTTATACCATAACCCAACAACCTGTTATCAAAGTTCACACAAAAGTATTAAAACAATCTACCTAAGGatgaaaatatatttaagacAAGCTTCCCCATTGGCAGAATAATCGTCACCAATCCTCAACACACAAACGAATAAATCGACACACAAAACACCCATAATCAACACAAGATGCCCGACGCCGAGGACAACCCCCCTGCGGACGCTCCCCCCGAAGAGCCTCCCGCGGAGGAGCCTCCCGCGGAGACACCTGAGGAGAAACCTGCGAAGGAACTTCCGAAGACATGGAATTATTTCATCATGGgtttcttgatcttgacttATCTTGTTTTCGGTTACGCTATGTGGTATTTGTGGAATGACGGGCCATACAAAGCCTGGTTAGCAGAGAATGAAGAACGGAGGCGGCAAGGTCTGCCGCCTGCTTCATCGAATGGTGGTTCTGGTCGTTTTCGACGCAGCATGTAAGTCTTGGCGCAGCGCAAGAAACAATGTATTCACTGACATGTCGCAAAGCCCAGAGGAGATGACATCCTCTGTCCCCACCATTTCCACATTCACAAACGACGCTCCATGCAATCAAGGAGCTGTAGCAGAAGGCGAAACACGGAAATTCCTCCCCCTCTGCACATTCGCTTGCGCCCACGGGTACTGTCCTTCACCCTGCGTTTGCACAGGCCACGGCAAGGAATCTCCTCTCCCTCCTAATACAGGTCTCCAGGCCTGTCGTATCCAGGGAACAGAGAAAGAAAACGATGGGCTGTGCGCTTTCGCTTGTGCCCATGGCTATTGTCCATCAGCATCCTGCACGACTGGATGTGAGGAGACGAATAGAAAGATGAACAAACTAGAGTAGCCTAGTGAAAGAAGCGGCATCTAAAAACGCCTTACCGAATCTGCCTTGAAACCTTTTACCCCAAAAGAGCATGTTGCATCTCAAGCGCGCCACGAAGTTGACGGAGCAGGGTTATAAGTGGTTACAGATTTGCGGCTGAGGAATGACCCTTGTGCATACCCGTTGAGAGAGGGGGGTTGAAAGAATAGATGCAGCATCAAGATGTGATGAATTAATCTTTCACCAATTAAGTCTCGGGATCACGTTGATTGACAGGGGGAATAGATAGATGGATAGATAATAAAGTGCCAAGAGGGGGGAACTTGTTCATCTCCCGTCTTGTCATTTTCTTGGTTTCCCCCGCTTCTATCtttcgtgtaagtgaagtcCAAGTCAAGATGGAGCCTCTACGACATGCGAATACTATGCCGCCTCAGGGATTGTCTCATCAGAGATCTGTTGCTAGAAAGCCAGTGGGAAAACAATCTGTAGTATCATCGCCTTCACCACAAGTTATTTCTCTTGCGCATAGACCTgctcctcagcagcagcagcaacagtaTCCATCGGGTGGCTATCCTCACCATCAGCAACAACAGAACCAGCAACCAAATGCTCAGCAACAACGTCCTCAGTCTTATCATCCTGGACAACAATTTCATCCTGGATACCCTCAGCAAAGGCCACATCAAATCCATAATGCTCAGCCAAATGTTCAATCTGTACAGTCcatccaacaacagcaaGTACCCGCTCAGCATCTtccgcaacaacaacaacaccaaggcCAATACTCTCAGCAACCTCGTCCCCAATTGACACAGCATCAACAGCCTCACCATCAATCGCCGCAACAGTCTCAGGTTCAACAACACTCTCCAGCACTGCAACAGCAAGTCCAGACACAACCTCAACAACTCCAGCAACATGCGCCGCCGCAACATCAAGTTCAACCTCAGCATCCTCAGCAACAGccgcatcaacaacaatctCCGattcagcaacagcagcagccgaGTATCCATCAACCATCGCCTCAGCAGCAGATCCCCGGTCAATATCCTCAGCAACAGCCATTTAGTCCGATAAGCTCAGCTGCGAACATAGCGAGTCAAACGGCCCAACCGACACTGGTAAACACTCATCAAACACCACCACAACCTCTGGCTCAATctcaaccccaaccccaaccACAGCCCCAGACACCAGTAGCAAGCCCAGCACCTCTACATCACAATGGGTCTAGCCATGATGACATCAACTCCTGGATACCTGCGAGCGTTGGTAGTAGTAGTCCCAGCGTCGCAACACCTGCCACTACTATCGCAAGCGTTGCTTCACCAGGCCCAACACCTCTGCATCACAATGATCCTGGTCATCCTAATACCAGCTCATTTGTCCCTGAGCACTGGATACCTGCGAGCACTAGTAGTGGAAGTCCCAACATTGCAGCACCTGCCGCTACCATCGCAAGCGTCGCTTTACCCAGCCCGATAAGCACTCCAACATGGGATCCAACTTCTCCTCCACCAATTCAACAAACTCCGACAGCAGACGTCAGACGTACTTCTACTGGCCAACCCAGACTGTGTAATCATTGCCGAAAAGGTAAGTCGATTGAGCTACCTCAAGACACACTCGCTGACCGTTCTAGGAATCCCTCTCAATGTATCAGTGTATACCTGCCTCATCTGCAGCACCGCCCACATTGCGACAAACTTTTGTGTTTGGTGTTTCACCTCCAACGTAGTCAACACTTCCCACAGCCACGACAAGTCTTACTACGCAACCGAATCCGACCCCCGTGTACAACCGTCAGTCCAAGATGCGACAACTCACATGTGGACAATCCGAAAGAATGTATCCGGGCGGCTTTGGTACACACATAATGCGACCGGACTCAAGACCCATCTCAAACCTACGGCGGCAGCTCTATCGGGATTCTCAGGTCTGCCGCCTGGTTGGGACGAGCGCAGGACACCCGACGGACGAACGTTCTACTTCAACAAAAGACTGGGAACCAGCGCGTGGACCAAACCACCCAATTCTCTACCTGAGGGTTGGAAAGAGTTGAGAACACCAGACGCGACACCATTCTACGTCAATGAGCAGCTAGGATTGTCGACGTGGGACCGACCAGGACAACAGCCAAAGCAGGGCAATAAAGTCGTGGTCAGAAGGAGACCTGCTCCCGGCCAGCCAATCACTTCACAAAACGTCGGAGACAACATCCTCTCTGCTACTATCAACGCCGCCAGACTAACCGGCCAAGGTGTCGAGTCGGCCAGTAGACAGGTTGGGAAActgggcaagaagaagaattggAGGAAGCTTGGAAGGATGCTTAACCAAGTGAATGGTCTGACAGGTGATAATTCTGGAAGCGACAACGAATACAACGATTACAATGACGATAGTGGATTCGGCTTTGGGGACGATTCGGGTGGCTACCAAGACCAACAGCAAGGACAGTTCCAGCAGAGCTTCGATCAGTCTTTCTCGGAGCAGTCGCAGCAGTCGTTCGACTTTGGCGAGAACCAACAACAGGCCATGTTTCAACAGCCAGCGTACGAACAACAAGCGACCTTTGAGTTTTCGGTTCAATCTGGGCCGACGAATTATGACCAGTCTATATTCGATCAGCAGCTTGAGCCGTTTAGTGTTACAACAGAGGTTTCTTATACTACTACCGAGCCTCAATCCACGTTTGAGCAGAGCTACGAGCCACAGCAGGATCAATACTTCCAACAAACCTACGAACAGCAATCCAGTTTCGAGACTCAACAAGAGACCACGTTTGATACGATGCCAAACCAGGAATCTACTGTCATGGATCCCAGTCAACAGGCTCAACCGCTCGAATCTATGCCACCTACGCAGCAGACCGACTATCCGCCGCCATCGGTACCACAGGAGCCTTACGTACAGCCTATGCAGCCTGCACCTCAACCAATCTATCAACCTGACCTGCAGCAGACATACTCTACTCAACAATACATCTACGATCCAACTCAAGTACCCCAAATGACCCAGCAACAGGTAACAGTCTCTTACCAAGTACCCACCTACACACCCCAACCAGCGGAATCGTTCATCCTCCAATCTCAAGCACAGCAACCAGTCTACCCAGTCTATATCCCAAACAACCAGCCCGAGATCATCACTAGTGATGATCACCTCGTCGAAGTCCCCGGCACTACCGACAGTACAACTCTCGTTCTGAACAGCGGATACGGAGGTAACGACATCCTCGCCGGGACGAGTCTGGCTGCAGAACAAAGTGCTGTAACAACTCTACCGCAGGAAGACGTCGTCAGTATTACTGTACAGTCGCAGTCACCTGCAATCGGGACTACTTACACTCCAGAGCCAGGAGTGGTTCAAGAGAGCAGTGCCGCTGGCAAAGCGGAAACAATCGTGTCTGTTGATGCTGTGGTGGCGGAGAATGACTTTAATACGGCTGAGAGATGCAACCAGTTAATCTGATGAGATATGAATCAGAGTTGAACAGCAGGTTTGGTTAACTATTGGACTACGCTTTATGAATGAATTTTATGTTATTTGGGGTATGGTTCAATGTTGGAAGCAAGGCGTATATGTATGTAATTGACACTTCGGATACACGATATCATTGGGATCAACGCTCCCTAGTTCTATAGTTCGCTATTCAAGAAACGCTTCATCTACTTTATACGCCTACCTAAACTCCAATGTCCAAGCACTAACATCCAACTTCTATCTTCCCATCAGTCTTTCACGCCCACGACATCTCATAACTATCAACTCTTGCACTATCACCCCGTTTGATCTTCCTACGCAAATCCCTAAGCGCATTCGCagactcttcctcctcaccaATCCAAGCAGGTGGAAAACACCTCTGCCACAATAACCACAATCCACTCGTGATAAAAGTCACCGGTATCGCAATAGCAAAGTACATCCATATCTTTCTTGACACACTCCACTGCCCCGTATCATCATCCACATTAAAGAACGACATACTGAACAGCGCCGAGATAAACGTCCCTGGTAGAAACGCCAATGTGACAAAGGCAATGGTTTTCATCGCTGCACTGTCAGATTGCGTCGCTCGACCAATCTTGACCGCAATTCTCGAATCGTACTGCGCGACGGAATTAAACGCTAGCTGAACTTCATTCAGAAGACGTTCCTTGTTTGCAGATGCTCGACAGCGAAGACTTTGAAGAATATGGTCATACCACAACAATCGTTCGTCCACACGTCGATATCCTGCATTCCGTATTTTATCTCCCCATCCAATATCTTCTCTAAACACATTATGTTGCTGTACAATAGACGCAACAGTCTTTTCCGCAACTTCAAGCGTCTCCGAAACGTGAATCGCATGGCGCGCAGTATCGTGCATATGTCTATACCTTGGATTCGGTTTCTTTCTCAAATCCTCTTTTTCTATATTCCTTACACGATCGCGGACGGCCCAGACGCTGTTATCTTGTAGACCAGCTAATTGTTCAAGAAGACGAGGGTATACCCAGAAAGGATCGTGAAGTGCATCTTTGTGAGAGTTGGTCAGAACTGGACTGGGGAAAAGGCTCCTGAGATGGGTTTGTTTTGGAGCTTCAAAGACGATGAGGTATGTTTGTTGGGTTGAGGCGATCCAGTGGGTGAAGATGTTGAATTTGTGCCAGACGTGGGTGTTTTGGTCTATTAATtgcttggcgaggaagcgAGACCATGTATCTACAGTAGTCAGTAAAGTGAAACTGGACGTGTAGAGTATTGCTTACTTAGTGATGAGATATCTCCTTGGTCATCGCGGAATGTCTCGCTGCCAAAGTATCCGTTTGATCTGCGACTATAGCTTGACCACCACAGCTCAGGCATAAGGAATTCATTTGTGAAGCATTTCCGACAAGATGGACACTCGCGCACCTTGTCGGCGTCCGCGAAACTGCCATCATCAGCAATAATCCTCCATAAATCGCTGGTAAACTTACATGACCGTAACATGAGAGTCAGTCCTCAACAAAGGATGTAAACCCTCATTATAAAACTCTCCCGGGCTAATCTGATTCAGCCCACGCCATTCCTCTTTCCCTATTCTCATTAGTACTCCCACTAAACCTTAACTTCAGTAGTAACACACCTCTATCCCACGACAAGACACGAAAGTCAGCGCAATTTTGGTGCATTTTCGTTGATGGCTGTGGCATGTTGAACAAACTTATCGAAAAGTGGAAGAATTGGGTATTAGGCTGCCTTTTCAACCATCAATAAAGATCAGGCCAGGGTATGCCTGGGGCGGTGCTAAGTTGTGAAACATGATGTTTTTTACATTTTGTTATTTtgccatcaccaacaagaGCTGAGCCTCTTTTTGGGGATATTGGACCAATCGTTTTTATCGCGGTTGCGTGTCTTGTCTGTATGCGCCCGGCGGGTTGCATAAAAACTGGCATTGATCTAATGGGTGATAGACATAATTGATCAGCTCTAGTTGAGGTTACAATGTAGAAGTGCGCTAGTATTTTAGTCTGGCCTTTTCTCAGTCCCGCCTGAGTGCTAAGCGCCGATGCCTGTGGGTTGAGCGTTTGTTGTATGCAACATCGCTGATCCTTCTGTCGGCGCCTACAGGAGAGTTTCTATTCACTGTAGGAATACAAAATGATGCCGCTTTGTTGGTCGCCAGGTATTTATTGTATTTTGCAAACTTCCAGGTCGAAAGAGGTATGGTCTGTCCTAAATGTTATCACAAGAACTACTTTAATTATCTCGAGATAggtattatactttaaattttcACACTATCATCATAAAGTAAGATCAGATAACGTCAGGCCAGGACTCGAATCCACCTCACGTCTTGGCACTGAGGAGTTCCCTGTCGAACTTTGCAGTGAGTTTGGACAAGATACCTTCGACACGCTGGATAAGTTGCGAGTGACTCTCCCAAACAATTTTCTATCCGCTCCTTCCAGTTCCTCTATCATTTTTTATACACGATGCCCTCGTCTTGCGATGGCCTTGACTTCTCTGCTCGTGGTGAGACTTTCAGAATCTCGAGGTTCCCGCTGCGATGATGACCAACGACGGGAAAGAGGTGCACAGCCAGGCCTGTGTAACAGGCACTCTTTCCCTGccctcagggtgtcagaagacttggccgctggaagcataagggacgaaattagtaggtcagcttatgctattTATGCCAGACCTCTTGcgttgtttatttttgtaccctaagacccaggaggccaacttttctgctacccagtagCCTGTCAACTGTCATTATTGCTGCAATGGACTACATGAAGATGCAGCCTTCTTGGTACCCAAATCTGCCTGGCTGCGCTGATAGTGGCTGAAACCTCTCATGCAGCCGAGCCTGATATCCCCTCTTTCtcctccttcctcttcatccctCTTCCTTCGTCTTTCATCCTCATATTCAAGTGCTTCAACAGCCTGGTCAAAAAACAAGGACATCAAGAAGAT includes:
- a CDS encoding hypothetical protein (TransMembrane:2 (i328-350o370-391i)), yielding MPQPSTKMHQNCADFRVLSWDRGKEEWRGLNQISPGEFYNEGLHPLLRTDSHVTVIFADADKVRECPSCRKCFTNEFLMPELWWSSYSRRSNGYFGSETFRDDQGDISSLNTWSRFLAKQLIDQNTHVWHKFNIFTHWIASTQQTYLIVFEAPKQTHLRSLFPSPVLTNSHKDALHDPFWVYPRLLEQLAGLQDNSVWAVRDRVRNIEKEDLRKKPNPRYRHMHDTARHAIHVSETLEVAEKTVASIVQQHNVFREDIGWGDKIRNAGYRRVDERLLWYDHILQSLRCRASANKERLLNEVQLAFNSVAQYDSRIAVKIGRATQSDSAAMKTIAFVTLAFLPGTFISALFSMSFFNVDDDTGQWSVSRKIWMYFAIAIPVTFITSGLWLLWQRCFPPAWIGEEEESANALRDLRRKIKRGDSARVDSYEMSWA
- a CDS encoding hypothetical protein (TransMembrane:1 (o41-62i)~CAZy:CBM24); the protein is MPDAEDNPPADAPPEEPPAEEPPAETPEEKPAKELPKTWNYFIMGFLILTYLVFGYAMWYLWNDGPYKAWLAENEERRRQGLPPASSNGGSGRFRRSIPEEMTSSVPTISTFTNDAPCNQGAVAEGETRKFLPLCTFACAHGYCPSPCVCTGHGKESPLPPNTGLQACRIQGTEKENDGLCAFACAHGYCPSASCTTGCEETNRKMNKLE